One window from the genome of Hydra vulgaris chromosome 02, alternate assembly HydraT2T_AEP encodes:
- the LOC100209746 gene encoding transcription initiation factor TFIID subunit 12: MKYLVVCTVLICHVGFCQGAAFSDRILGKKKTEKKKFEYNNHDIISKRQFIPAIPNYEPPAQFQYAPQQNMWENVNTWHPEVNNWPPEMNNFSPEAEKNDLQKTKVPSSELNIPESEENAEAAYKGLSYYIGSTINNKVDFPPGFPVALEVDKEKSNYEEEEMKLSSQSTKSQKALGRNEIIANFTTIVDYSNSHENTGTPQSTTTPTTTTSTSTTVTTKTTNKSTKEDLPYESGNIKGTVCYLPRVVVTTRLVGYTVINEVKIYTSPRDENSVHSFVSSHEVSDAASKVTHEFVLPPEFIVEKPLSKSDMKFYNNVPVMLTSSRIEGNHVGNPICISEPCVRRTEENFGPTFNPFLPTTKTQVKLDKTTTGTTTEIPKTTTTTITTSTTPKNLSLITKIPLAIKKSLDVKVIKPVEPKKRFSIEQLNYEARHRNALFDVPGGDSSAFSGYQILGPPDVQQVWIKTAAKK, from the exons ATGAAATATCTTGTTGTATGTACAGTTCTTATTTGTCATGTAGGATTTTGTCAAGGAGCAGCGTTTAGTGATCGAA taCTTGGAAAGAagaagacagaaaaaaaaaaatttgagtataaCAACCATGACATCATTTCCAAACGGCAATTTATTCCTGCTATACCAA ACTACGAACCTCCAGCTCAATTTCAGTACGCTCCTCAACAAAATATGTGGGAGAATGTTAACACTTGGCATCCAGAAGTCAACAATTGGCCTCCAGAAATGAATAACTTTTCACCtgaagcagaaaaaaatgatttacaaaaaactaaagtGCCGAGCTCGGAATTAAATATACCTGAAAGTGAAGAAAATGCTGAGGCAGCATATAAAGGTTTATCATATTACATTGGAAgtactattaataataaagtagattTTCCTCCGGGTTTTCCTGTAGCTCTTGAAGTTGACAAAGAAAAAAGCAATTACGAAGAAGAGGAGATGAAACTATCAAGTCAGTCAACAAAATCGCAAAAAGCCTTAGGTAGGAACGAAATTATAGCCAACTTTACAACAATTGTTGATTATAGTAATTCCCATGAAAATACGGGAACGCCTCAGTCAACAACTACGCCAACGACGACAACTTCAACATCTACAACGgtgacaacaaaaacaacaaataagtCTACAAAGGAAGATTTACCATATGAAAGTGGTAACATTAAAGGTACTGTTTGTTACTTACCACGAGTTGTTGTAACTACTAGACTTGTCGGTTACACTGTTATAAATGAAGTTAAAATATACACAAGCCCAAGAGACGAAAATTCCGTCCACAGTTTTGTATCAAGTCACGAAGTTTCTGACGCTGCTTCAAAAGTAACTCACGAATTTGTTCTACCTCCAGAATTTATTGTCGAGAAACCATTATCTAAATCAGATATGAAGTTTTACAATAATGTTCCGGTTATGCTGACTAGCTCACGTATTGAAGGAAACCATGTTGGCAATCCTATATGTATTAGTGAACCCTGTGTAAGAAGGACTGAAGAAAATTTTGGTCCAACTTTTAATCCGTTTCTACCTACGACAAAAACCCAAGTAAAATTGGATAAAACAACAACCGGTACAACAACTGAAATCCCTAAAACAACAactacaacaataacaacatcaacaacaccaaaaaatttatctttaattaccAAGATCCCATTAGCAATTAAAAAATCGTTGGATGTAAAAGTAATTAAACCAGTTGAACCAAAAAAACGCTTTAGTATTGAACAACTCAATTATGAAGCAAGGCATCGAAATGCGCTCTTTGATGTTCCTGGAGGGGACTCGTCAg CATTCAGCGGGTATCAAATACTAGGCCCTCCAGACGTTCAACAAGTTTGGATTAAAacagcagcaaaaaaataa